A part of Micromonospora chersina genomic DNA contains:
- the ppc gene encoding phosphoenolpyruvate carboxylase, with translation MTDQHDHDGPDAALRADIRRLGTLLGQTLARQEGRPLLDLVEEIRAQVRSDPPAAAQRLGGLDVTTGTKLARAFSTYFHLANITEQVHRARDLRRRRATHGGWLDQAAKMIAERGVPAEEIAAAARRLAVRPVFTAHPTEAARRSILSKLRAVADELDAETANAILYGASDEGPANRRLAELLDLMWQTDELRLDRPDPTDEARNAIYYLRDLHAEAAPQVLDDLADTLRTLGVETSPTARPLTFGTWIGGDRDGNPFVTPAVTREVLRIQHEHGIEATEKAMDELINEVSVSRRLRAVSLDLSASLAADLDALPEVAPRFRRVNAEEPYRLKARCVKAKLANTRERLRAGTPHVPGRDYRGSAELIADLELLRASLARNSGQLTAVGRLASTIRTVSAFGLHLATMDVREHAEKHHEVLTQLYAAVGEVSDYPSLTRLERTKLLADELAGRRPLSTQDSPLTESAQKTFDVFGAIREAQDRFGAEVIESYIISMTLGVDDVLAAVVLAREAGLVDVHSGRARIGIVPLLETPAELNAGGEILDELLSLPAYRALVAARGDVQEVMLGYSDSNKEAGITTSQWSIHRAQRALRDVAARHGVHLRLFHGRGGTVGRGGGPTHDAILAQPYGTLDGAIKVTEQGEVISDKYTLPALARENLELTVAAVLQATLLHTAPRQPAEMLERWDATMDVVSESAFRRYRSLVEDPDLPAYFWASTPTELLGALNIGSRPAKRPNTGAGLAGLRAIPWVFGWTQTRQIVPGWFGVGSGLAAARAAGLADVLAEMNRNWHFFRTFLSNVEMMLTKTDLSIARRYVETLVPKKLHPIFEKIEQEYELTKQEVLAVTASPALLDNSPVLQRTLAVRDTYLEPLHHLQVALLRQYRDSGAAGRAVATAPGGRRAPNDGTALERALLTTVNGIAAGMRNTG, from the coding sequence GTGACCGACCAGCACGACCACGACGGCCCCGACGCCGCTCTCCGGGCCGACATCCGGCGCCTCGGCACGCTGCTCGGGCAGACCCTCGCCCGGCAGGAGGGCCGGCCGCTGCTCGACCTCGTCGAGGAGATCCGCGCCCAGGTCCGCTCCGACCCGCCGGCCGCCGCCCAGCGCCTCGGCGGGCTCGACGTCACCACCGGCACCAAGCTGGCCCGGGCCTTCTCCACCTACTTCCACCTGGCCAACATCACCGAGCAGGTGCACCGCGCCCGCGACCTGCGCCGGCGGCGGGCCACCCACGGCGGCTGGCTGGACCAGGCCGCCAAGATGATCGCCGAGCGCGGGGTGCCGGCCGAGGAGATCGCGGCGGCGGCCCGCCGGCTCGCGGTACGCCCGGTCTTCACCGCCCACCCGACCGAGGCGGCCCGCCGGTCCATCCTGTCCAAGCTGCGCGCGGTCGCCGACGAGCTGGACGCCGAGACCGCCAACGCCATCCTCTACGGCGCCAGCGACGAGGGCCCGGCCAACCGGCGCCTTGCCGAGCTGCTCGACCTCATGTGGCAGACCGACGAGCTGCGGCTGGACCGGCCGGACCCGACCGACGAGGCGCGCAACGCCATCTACTACCTGCGCGACCTGCACGCCGAGGCCGCCCCGCAGGTCCTCGACGACCTCGCCGACACGCTGCGCACCCTCGGCGTGGAGACCTCGCCGACCGCCCGCCCGCTGACCTTCGGCACCTGGATCGGCGGCGACCGGGACGGCAACCCGTTCGTCACCCCGGCCGTCACCCGCGAGGTGCTGCGCATCCAGCACGAGCACGGCATCGAGGCCACCGAGAAGGCGATGGACGAGCTGATCAACGAGGTCAGCGTCTCCCGCCGGCTCCGCGCGGTCTCCCTCGACCTCTCCGCCAGCCTCGCCGCCGACCTGGACGCGCTGCCCGAGGTGGCGCCCCGGTTCCGCCGGGTCAACGCCGAGGAGCCCTACCGGCTCAAGGCGCGCTGCGTGAAGGCCAAGCTGGCCAACACCCGGGAGCGCCTGCGCGCCGGCACCCCGCACGTGCCGGGGCGGGACTACCGCGGCTCCGCCGAGCTGATCGCCGACCTGGAGCTGCTGCGCGCCTCGCTGGCCCGCAACTCCGGGCAGCTCACCGCCGTGGGCCGGCTCGCCTCGACCATCCGTACGGTCTCCGCGTTCGGGCTGCACCTGGCCACCATGGACGTCCGGGAGCACGCCGAGAAGCACCACGAGGTGCTCACCCAGCTCTACGCGGCCGTCGGCGAGGTGTCCGACTACCCGTCGCTGACCCGGCTGGAGCGCACCAAGCTGCTCGCCGACGAGCTGGCCGGCCGCCGGCCGCTCTCCACCCAGGACAGCCCGCTGACCGAGTCGGCGCAGAAGACGTTCGACGTGTTCGGGGCGATCCGGGAGGCGCAGGACCGGTTCGGCGCCGAGGTGATCGAGTCGTACATCATCTCGATGACCCTCGGCGTGGACGACGTGCTCGCGGCGGTCGTGCTGGCCCGCGAGGCCGGCCTGGTCGACGTGCACAGCGGCCGGGCCCGGATCGGGATCGTGCCGCTGCTGGAGACCCCGGCCGAGCTGAACGCCGGCGGCGAGATCCTCGACGAGCTGCTGTCCCTGCCGGCCTACCGGGCGCTCGTGGCGGCCCGCGGCGACGTGCAGGAGGTGATGCTGGGCTACTCCGACTCGAACAAGGAGGCGGGCATCACCACGAGCCAGTGGTCCATCCACCGGGCCCAGCGGGCGCTGCGGGACGTGGCCGCCCGGCACGGCGTACACCTGCGGCTCTTCCACGGCCGGGGCGGCACGGTCGGCCGGGGCGGCGGCCCCACCCACGACGCCATCCTGGCCCAGCCGTACGGCACGCTCGACGGCGCGATCAAGGTGACCGAGCAGGGCGAGGTCATCTCCGACAAGTACACGCTGCCCGCGCTGGCCCGGGAGAACCTGGAGCTGACCGTGGCCGCGGTGCTCCAGGCCACGCTGCTGCACACCGCGCCCCGGCAGCCGGCCGAGATGCTGGAGCGCTGGGACGCGACGATGGACGTGGTCTCCGAGTCGGCCTTCCGGCGCTACCGGTCCCTGGTCGAGGACCCGGACCTGCCGGCCTACTTCTGGGCTTCCACCCCGACCGAGCTGCTGGGCGCGCTGAACATCGGTTCCCGGCCGGCGAAGCGGCCGAACACCGGCGCCGGTCTGGCCGGCCTGCGGGCCATCCCGTGGGTGTTCGGCTGGACGCAGACCCGGCAGATCGTGCCCGGCTGGTTCGGCGTGGGCTCGGGGCTGGCCGCGGCGCGGGCGGCCGGGCTGGCGGACGTGCTCGCCGAGATGAACCGGAACTGGCACTTCTTCCGCACGTTCCTGTCGAACGTCGAGATGATGCTGACCAAGACCGACCTGAGCATCGCCCGGCGCTACGTGGAGACCCTGGTCCCGAAGAAGCTGCACCCGATCTTCGAGAAGATCGAGCAGGAGTACGAGCTGACCAAGCAGGAGGTGCTGGCGGTCACCGCCTCGCCGGCCCTGCTGGACAACTCGCCCGTGCTCCAGCGCACCCTGGCCGTGCGGGACACGTACCTGGAGCCGCTGCACCACCTCCAGGTGGCCCTGCTGCGCCAGTACCGGGACTCCGGCGCCGCGGGCCGCGCCGTGGCCACCGCGCCGGGCGGTCGCCGCGCCCCGAACGACGGCACGGCGCTGGAGCGGGCGCTGCTCACCACGGTCAACGGCATCGCCGCCGGCATGCGCAACACCGGCTGA